In Pseudoalteromonas tetraodonis, the genomic window TGTTCACGTTTAGGTAATGTCACAACAAGTAGACTTATTGCCAATTCCTGACTAGTTTAACGCGTTAAAAACGCTAAACCAATGCCTCAGGAATGATTTGTGTAGTAGTTACACAATAATAAAAGATAAATTACATCACGGTATCAAACAAACAAAAAATATACATTTTTGCTTTAGCAAAAGCGCGGTACGTTATTAAACGTTGCTGCGCAGTGGGTACGCAAACAACGCGGCTTATCGATTAGGGCAACTAAACCTGTCGCTCTGTTAGTGATAAATACAGGGTTATTGATGCTGTTTATGCCATGTTAAATAGTTGCTGTACGTTAATGGTTTTGCAAATAAATAACCCTGCACAGCATTCACGCCCATCGACTTTAATATTGTTAGTTGCTCAGCACTTTCGACCCCTTCGGCCACAATGTTAATATTTAAGCTATGACCTAAGCCAATAATAGATTGCACAATACTTTGACCCGATGCGCTATTGAGCACTTTATCAATAAAGCTTTTATCAATTTTTAACTCATCAATAGGAAAAACGCTTAAATGTTTTAAACACGAGTAGCCCGTACCAAAGTCATCAATTGAAAACACAAATCCCTGCGATTTTAATTCTTCCATTTGCTTTACGGTCCCCATCAAGTCACCCGCCAACATTGATTCAGTGATCTCTAATTTAATTCGAGTTGGCGAGACGTCAAACGCTTCAATTGCTTTAAATAGCTCACCTTTTAAAGTGGAAGAATTAAACTGACATTGGCTAATGTTAATTGATACGCTAAAGCTGTCATCGAGTAAGTTATTATCTCGAAGTGTTTCAAGTAAAATACAAATATCTCTTAATACAATATTTTGTAACTTTTGAATTAAGCCAAATTGCTCGGCAATTGGAATAAATGCATTAGGGGGGATAAGTCCTTTGGTTGGATGATTCCATCTTATTAATGCCTCAGCACCCACAAGGGTTCCATCAATTGCTAATTGTGGCTGAAAATAAGCACAAAACTCATCGCACGCGATAGCCCTGACAATGTCAGTTTCAAGCTCAGTTTGATTTTCCAGTAAGGTTTGCAGTGCGGGGTCGTAAAAGCTACTACTATTACCGCCTTTCATTTTAGAGCGATACATAGCGGTATCTGCAAATTTTAAAATATTAGCGGTTATGGCATTGCTCGTGTTAATCAAACAAATACCAATACTACAACTGACCTGAAACGCTAAATCGCCCACTTCAAATTTTTCATAAAAGACACTTTGTACTTTTTTAGCAATCAACTCAGATTCACTATTAGCTTGCATGTGGCTATCACCGACATGCTCGATAAGAATAATAAATTCATCACCACCGACTCGTGCGAGGGTATCTGCCGGGTTCAAAATAGCTGTTAATCGCTGTGATAACTCAACCAGTATTTCATCGCCTGCATTATGACCTAGTGAGTCATTTATGCGTTTAAAATTATCTAAATCTAAAAATAAGAGTGCGCCAGAATGATCAGACTGCTTAATTCGCTCCACATACATACTGAGCCTATCATTGAGCATTCTGCGATTAGGAAGGTTAGTGAGCGGATCGAAAAATGCTAACCGTTGTACTTCTTCTTCGGCAGCTTTGCGATTAGAGATATCTCTGGCCATCCACACCACATGTCTCAGTGACGGGTTATTAGGCTGGTAACTTTCAAGGGGAGCTGTTCGCCCTTCAAATGTAAGCTGCTTACCTTTTATATTGAGCTGATATTCAAACACTTGAACTTCATTAGTTTGCAACGTTTTGTCAATCACCGCCAGAATAGGATTTGCATCTTCAGGAGGCATAATATCTCTGACATTTTGATTAATAACGTGCTCTTGGCTTAAATATAAACTTTCATTAGCTGTGCCGTAAACATTGGTATACTCCCCCTCTTCACTCAAAATGAGGGTTAGATCAGGAAGCACTTTTGTAAAGGCTTTAAACTTTTCATTACTTTGCTGTAAT contains:
- a CDS encoding putative bifunctional diguanylate cyclase/phosphodiesterase, which gives rise to MIEIMRVRKLLSQQQSILSKIALGAPLDEVLENICLSIEELIEDSSAKCSILTLKGEQLFHSAAPNIAQGYCQAINGVKIGPTVGSCGTAAYEKKRIIAADISTSPLWDDYRVLALSYGLRSCWSTPIISTKSDILGTFAIYHDSAKSPTPQDLELIDFFVDFTSIALEKHTESLRLNALLFELQQSNEKFKAFTKVLPDLTLILSEEGEYTNVYGTANESLYLSQEHVINQNVRDIMPPEDANPILAVIDKTLQTNEVQVFEYQLNIKGKQLTFEGRTAPLESYQPNNPSLRHVVWMARDISNRKAAEEEVQRLAFFDPLTNLPNRRMLNDRLSMYVERIKQSDHSGALLFLDLDNFKRINDSLGHNAGDEILVELSQRLTAILNPADTLARVGGDEFIILIEHVGDSHMQANSESELIAKKVQSVFYEKFEVGDLAFQVSCSIGICLINTSNAITANILKFADTAMYRSKMKGGNSSSFYDPALQTLLENQTELETDIVRAIACDEFCAYFQPQLAIDGTLVGAEALIRWNHPTKGLIPPNAFIPIAEQFGLIQKLQNIVLRDICILLETLRDNNLLDDSFSVSINISQCQFNSSTLKGELFKAIEAFDVSPTRIKLEITESMLAGDLMGTVKQMEELKSQGFVFSIDDFGTGYSCLKHLSVFPIDELKIDKSFIDKVLNSASGQSIVQSIIGLGHSLNINIVAEGVESAEQLTILKSMGVNAVQGYLFAKPLTYSNYLTWHKQHQ